From Triticum urartu cultivar G1812 chromosome 2, Tu2.1, whole genome shotgun sequence, a single genomic window includes:
- the LOC125538086 gene encoding protein DETOXIFICATION 16-like isoform X2, protein MASSLDTLCGQAFGAKQYYLLGIYKQRAILVLTLVSVVVAVVWAYTGQILLLFGQDPEIAMGAGSYIRWMIPALFVYGPLQCHVRFLQTQNIVLPVMASSGITALSHVLVCWLLVYKIGLGNKGAALANAISYLANVSILALYIRLSPSCKSTWTGVSKEAFRGIVSFMKLAVPSALMVCLEWWSFELLVLLSGLLPNPKLEASVLSISLNTGSLAFMIPFGLGAAISTRVSNELGARRPEAARLATRVIMVLGLATGVSLGLIMISVRNLWGYAYSNEKKVVEYIARMMPILSVSIIFDDLQCVLSGVVRGCGLQKIGACVNLSAYYLVGIPAALCFAFVYHLGGMGLWFGIICGLVVQMLLLLAITMCTNWDKEALKAKDRVFSSSLPLDMTT, encoded by the exons ATGGCGAGCAGCTTGGACACACTGTGCGGGCAAGCCTTCGGGGCAAAGCAGTACTACCTGCTCGGCATCTACAAGCAGAGGGCCATCCTTGTGCTCACTCTGGTGAGCGTTGTGGTTGCGGTGGTCTGGGCCTACACCGGGCAGATCCTCCTGCTCTTCGGCCAGGACCCGGAGATCGCCATGGGGGCGGGGAGCTACATCCGATGGATGATTCCGGCATTGTTCGTCTATGGGCCGCTGCAGTGCCACGTCCGGTTCCTCCAGACGCAGAACATCGTCCTCCCGGTGATGGCGAGCTCGGGCATCACGGCGCTCAGCCACGTGCTCGTGTGCTGGTTGCTGGTGTACAAGATTGGGCTGGGCAACAAGGGCGCTGCCCTGGCCAACGCCATCTCGTACCTGGCCAATGTGTCAATCCTGGCTCTCTACATCAGGCTCTCTCCATCCTGCAAGAGCACTTGGACAGGGGTCTCAAAGGAGGCGTTCCGCGGCATCGTTAGCTTCATGAAGCTCGCCGTGCCATCTGCGCTCATGGTTTG CTTAGAGTGGTGGTCGTTTGAGCTGCTGGTGCTTCTCTCCGGACTTCTCCCAAATCCTAAGCTCGAGGCATCCGTGCTGTCCATCAG CTTAAACACAGGTTCGTTGGCATTCATGATCCCCTTCGGGCTTGGGGCAGCCATAAG CACCCGTGTCTCGAACGAGCTTGGTGCTCGGCGACCTGAAGCCGCACGTCTGGCTACTCGCGTGATCATGGTTCTGGGTCTCGCGACGGGTGTGTCGCTAGGACTTATTATGATTTCGGTGCGCAATCTATGGGGATATGCATACAGCAACGAGAAGAAAGTGGTGGAGTACATTGCGAGGATGATGCCTATTCTCTCCGTGTCCATCATTTTCGACGATCTGCAATGTGTTCTTTCAG GTGTTGTTAGGGGCTGTGGCTTGCAGAAGATCGGTGCTTGTGTCAACCTCAGTGCATACTACCTTGTCGGTATCCCGGCGGCGCTATGCTTTGCCTTTGTCTACCATCTTGGCGGAATG GGGCTGTGGTTCGGAATAATCTGCGGACTAGTCGTGCagatgctgctgctgcttgccATTACCATGTGCACCAACTGGGATAAAGAG GCTCTCAAGGCAAAGGACAGAGTCTTCAGTTCGTCCCTACCTCTAGACATGACGACATGA
- the LOC125538086 gene encoding protein DETOXIFICATION 16-like isoform X1: MSPTMEESLVDKTGGPKESLVVTEVKKQLYLAGPLIAGCLLQNVVQMISVMFVGHLGELALSSASIATSFAGVTGFSLLAGMASSLDTLCGQAFGAKQYYLLGIYKQRAILVLTLVSVVVAVVWAYTGQILLLFGQDPEIAMGAGSYIRWMIPALFVYGPLQCHVRFLQTQNIVLPVMASSGITALSHVLVCWLLVYKIGLGNKGAALANAISYLANVSILALYIRLSPSCKSTWTGVSKEAFRGIVSFMKLAVPSALMVCLEWWSFELLVLLSGLLPNPKLEASVLSISLNTGSLAFMIPFGLGAAISTRVSNELGARRPEAARLATRVIMVLGLATGVSLGLIMISVRNLWGYAYSNEKKVVEYIARMMPILSVSIIFDDLQCVLSGVVRGCGLQKIGACVNLSAYYLVGIPAALCFAFVYHLGGMGLWFGIICGLVVQMLLLLAITMCTNWDKEALKAKDRVFSSSLPLDMTT; the protein is encoded by the exons ATGTCGCCAACCATGGAGGAGTCCCTTGTTGACAAGACTGGAGGGCCAAAGGAGAGCTTGGTGGTGACTGAGGTCAAGAAGCAGCTGTACCTGGCCGGGCCTCTCATCGCCGGATGCCTGCTGCAGAACGTCGTGCAGATGATCTCGGTCATGTTCGTCGGCCATCTCGGTGAGCTCGCTCTCTCGAGTGCCTCCATCGCCACCTCCTTTGCCGGTGTCACCGGCTTCAGCTTGTTG GCTGGCATGGCGAGCAGCTTGGACACACTGTGCGGGCAAGCCTTCGGGGCAAAGCAGTACTACCTGCTCGGCATCTACAAGCAGAGGGCCATCCTTGTGCTCACTCTGGTGAGCGTTGTGGTTGCGGTGGTCTGGGCCTACACCGGGCAGATCCTCCTGCTCTTCGGCCAGGACCCGGAGATCGCCATGGGGGCGGGGAGCTACATCCGATGGATGATTCCGGCATTGTTCGTCTATGGGCCGCTGCAGTGCCACGTCCGGTTCCTCCAGACGCAGAACATCGTCCTCCCGGTGATGGCGAGCTCGGGCATCACGGCGCTCAGCCACGTGCTCGTGTGCTGGTTGCTGGTGTACAAGATTGGGCTGGGCAACAAGGGCGCTGCCCTGGCCAACGCCATCTCGTACCTGGCCAATGTGTCAATCCTGGCTCTCTACATCAGGCTCTCTCCATCCTGCAAGAGCACTTGGACAGGGGTCTCAAAGGAGGCGTTCCGCGGCATCGTTAGCTTCATGAAGCTCGCCGTGCCATCTGCGCTCATGGTTTG CTTAGAGTGGTGGTCGTTTGAGCTGCTGGTGCTTCTCTCCGGACTTCTCCCAAATCCTAAGCTCGAGGCATCCGTGCTGTCCATCAG CTTAAACACAGGTTCGTTGGCATTCATGATCCCCTTCGGGCTTGGGGCAGCCATAAG CACCCGTGTCTCGAACGAGCTTGGTGCTCGGCGACCTGAAGCCGCACGTCTGGCTACTCGCGTGATCATGGTTCTGGGTCTCGCGACGGGTGTGTCGCTAGGACTTATTATGATTTCGGTGCGCAATCTATGGGGATATGCATACAGCAACGAGAAGAAAGTGGTGGAGTACATTGCGAGGATGATGCCTATTCTCTCCGTGTCCATCATTTTCGACGATCTGCAATGTGTTCTTTCAG GTGTTGTTAGGGGCTGTGGCTTGCAGAAGATCGGTGCTTGTGTCAACCTCAGTGCATACTACCTTGTCGGTATCCCGGCGGCGCTATGCTTTGCCTTTGTCTACCATCTTGGCGGAATG GGGCTGTGGTTCGGAATAATCTGCGGACTAGTCGTGCagatgctgctgctgcttgccATTACCATGTGCACCAACTGGGATAAAGAG GCTCTCAAGGCAAAGGACAGAGTCTTCAGTTCGTCCCTACCTCTAGACATGACGACATGA